A genomic stretch from Patagioenas fasciata isolate bPatFas1 chromosome 8, bPatFas1.hap1, whole genome shotgun sequence includes:
- the ATOH7 gene encoding transcription factor ATOH7 has translation MKTCKSSHLDSGVESDIQCRNGAGCVVKCSSERMENAAKRRLAANARERRRMQGLNTAFDRLRKVVPQWGQDKKLSKYETLQMALSYIMALTRILAEAERYSTEREWIGLHCEHFHPESYHHYTGQKTAMDADPYAQRIFSYHPEHFQIAN, from the coding sequence ATGAAAACCTGTAAATCCAGTCATTTGGATTCGGGCGTAGAATCCGACATCCAGTGCAGAAATGGAGCAGGCTGTGTTGTGAAGTGCAGTTCAGAAAGGATGGAGAATGCTGCAAAGAGAAGACTGGCTGCCAATGCCAGGGAGAGAAGACGGATGCAAGGACTGAACACAGCCTTTGATCGTTTGAGAAAGGTGGTTCCACAGTGGGGTCAAGATAAGAAGCTGTCCAAGTATGAGACCCTGCAGATGGCTTTGAGTTATATCATGGCTCTCACTAGAATACTTGCCGAAGCAGAAAGATACAGTACTGAAAGAGAATGGATCGGGCTGCACTGTGAACACTTCCACCCGGAGAGCTACCATCATTACACAGGACAGAAAACGGCCATGGACGCTGATCCTTATGCACAACGAATATTCAGCTATCACCCTGAACACTTTCAAATAGCTAATTAG